One region of Gouania willdenowi chromosome 13, fGouWil2.1, whole genome shotgun sequence genomic DNA includes:
- the ift20 gene encoding intraflagellar transport protein 20 homolog isoform X1: MAKDPLVMAKDPLVMAKDPLVMAKDPLVMAKDPLSEAGFYFDEVDKLRVLEPEVSQKTSELKDECKEFVDKIGQFQKIVGGLIELVDELAKEAETEKMMAIGARNLLKSVAKQRESQQQQLHALITEKKTQLERYRIEYEALSKVESEQNEFIDQFILQK, from the exons ATGGCTAAGGACCCTTTAGTTATGGCTAAGGACCCTTTAGTTATGGCTAAGGACCCTTTAGTTATGGCTAAGGACCCTTTAGTCATGGCTAAGGACCCTTTATCTGAGGCTGGTTTTTACTTCGATGAAGTCGACAAGTTACGAGTCCTGGAGCCTGAGGTCAGTCAGAAAACGTCTGAGCTGAAGGACGAGTGTAAAGAGTTTGTGGACA AGATCGGACAGTTTCAGAAGATCGTGGGTGGTCTGATCGAGCTGGTGGACGAGTTAGCGAAAGAAGCCGAGACAGAAAAGATGATG GCTATTGGAGCCAGAAATCTACTGAAGTCTGTGGCAAAGCAAAGAGaatctcagcagcagcaactaCACGCGCTCATCACAGAGAAGAAAACACAGCTGGAGAG GTATCGTATCGAGTATGAAGCTCTGTCCAAAGTGGAGTCTGAACAGAACGAGTTCATCGATCAGTTTATTCTTCAGAAGTGA
- the ift20 gene encoding intraflagellar transport protein 20 homolog isoform X2, giving the protein MAKDPLVMAKDPLVMAKDPLVMAKDPLVMAKDPLSEAGFYFDEVDKLRVLEPEVSQKTSELKDECKEFVDKIGQFQKIVGGLIELVDELAKEAETEKMMVSYRV; this is encoded by the exons ATGGCTAAGGACCCTTTAGTTATGGCTAAGGACCCTTTAGTTATGGCTAAGGACCCTTTAGTTATGGCTAAGGACCCTTTAGTCATGGCTAAGGACCCTTTATCTGAGGCTGGTTTTTACTTCGATGAAGTCGACAAGTTACGAGTCCTGGAGCCTGAGGTCAGTCAGAAAACGTCTGAGCTGAAGGACGAGTGTAAAGAGTTTGTGGACA AGATCGGACAGTTTCAGAAGATCGTGGGTGGTCTGATCGAGCTGGTGGACGAGTTAGCGAAAGAAGCCGAGACAGAAAAGATGATG GTATCGTATCGAGTATGA